One Gigantopelta aegis isolate Gae_Host chromosome 1, Gae_host_genome, whole genome shotgun sequence genomic region harbors:
- the LOC121367856 gene encoding patatin-like phospholipase domain-containing protein 4, whose product MATSSPDRRSHSRTRHSRHAPSWRLGQYQKIVPKMPPKLNLSMCGCGILGMYHLGVASALMKHGRTFLESVEKIAGASSGSLTAALLVMSQDKLDESVTFTYDLAKEIRAKPFGSFTPRYNMLKSVYKFLDSTLPENAHEIASGRLFVSLTNVDTKKNEIISQFDSREDLLQTLLASSYIPFYSSTNAPTLRGQKYMDGGFSNNLPDFLGGRTVHVSPFSGGQDISPIDKIGKGRFVRFGNQDYQINKNNIIRGSHAFFPPSQRTLQKYFEYGQRDTGKFLRKEGWFEVAPVKPYKKHHVRQYESTV is encoded by the exons ATGGCGACCAGTAGTCCTGACAGGAGATCTCACAGCCGAACACGCCACAGCCGTCACGCTCCATCCTGGAGACTGGGTCAGTATCAAAAGATAGTGCCTAAGATGCCACCAAAACTGAATCTTTCGATGTGTGGGTGTGGCATTCTGGGAATGTATCACCTAGGAGTGGCGTCGGCGCTGATGAAGCACGGCCGGACGTTCCTGGAGAGTGTGGAGAAGATTGCGGGGGCCTCGTCCGGGTCGCTGACTGCCGCACTGCTCGTCATGTCGCAGGACAAACTTGAC GAGTCTGTAACTTTCACTTATGATCTTGCCAAGGAGATTCGTGCAAAACCGTTTGGTTCATTCACACCCCGGTACAACATGCTGAAGTCAGTTTACAAGTTTCTGGACAGCACTCTACCGGAAAATGCTCATGAGATTGCCTCGGGTCGGCTGTTTGTGTCATTGACAAACGTGGACACGAAGAAGAATGAGATTATATCACAGTTTGATTCCAGGGAGGATCTGTTACAG ACTCTGTTGGCAAGCAGCTACATTCCTTTCTACTCGTCAACGAATGCCCCGACTCTGCGAGGACAG AAATATATGGATGGAGGCTTCTCCAACAATCTGCCAGACTTCCTTGGAGGCCGCACTGTTCATGTTTCTCCGTTTTCCGGAGGCCAAGACATATCACCCATTGACAAGATCGGGAAAGGCAGGTTTGTTCGCTTTGGTAACCAAGACTACCAAATAAACAAGAACAATATTATCCGTGGCTCACATGCCTTTTTCCCACCTTCACAGCGAACACTGCAGAAATATTTTGAGTACGGTCAGAGGGATACCGGGAAGTTTTTGCGTAAAGAAGGCTGGTTTGAAGTGGCGCCAGTGAAGCCATATAAGAAACACCATGTACGACAGTATGAATCAACTGTTTAA